The Staphylococcus carnosus genome has a segment encoding these proteins:
- the dusB gene encoding tRNA dihydrouridine synthase DusB, with protein sequence MWKIGDVEIDNRVVLAPMAGVCNSAFRLTVKEFGAGLVCAEMVSDKAILFNNPKTMNMLYIDENERPLSLQIFGGEKESLVEAAVYVDQNTTADIIDINMGCPVNKIIRCEAGARWLLDPNKIYEMVSAVTEKVSKPVTCKMRIGWDEDHIYAVENAKAAERAGAAAISLHGRTRVQMYEGHADWDIIRQVKEAVNIPVIGNGDVTSPELAQKMLDETGVDAVMIGREALGNPWMIYRTVHYLETGELMDEPTVKEKVEIALLHLRRLVELKGEKIGVMEMRKHASWYLKGVKGNGKARKALNQANTEQEMIDILQNFQAESTAATATQQA encoded by the coding sequence ATGTGGAAGATTGGAGATGTAGAAATCGACAATAGAGTCGTACTTGCTCCGATGGCTGGAGTTTGCAACTCTGCCTTCAGATTAACAGTCAAAGAATTCGGTGCAGGCTTAGTATGTGCTGAAATGGTTAGTGATAAGGCAATTTTATTCAACAATCCTAAAACAATGAATATGTTGTATATTGATGAGAATGAACGCCCGCTTTCATTACAGATTTTCGGCGGGGAGAAAGAAAGTCTTGTAGAAGCGGCAGTTTATGTAGATCAAAATACTACTGCAGATATCATTGATATTAATATGGGATGTCCTGTGAATAAGATTATTCGTTGTGAAGCAGGTGCCCGCTGGTTATTGGACCCTAATAAAATATATGAAATGGTTTCAGCTGTAACTGAAAAAGTGAGCAAACCTGTGACATGCAAAATGCGTATCGGCTGGGATGAAGATCATATTTATGCAGTAGAAAATGCTAAAGCAGCTGAACGTGCTGGTGCAGCAGCGATTTCATTGCACGGACGTACACGTGTTCAAATGTATGAAGGCCATGCAGATTGGGATATTATTAGACAAGTGAAGGAAGCGGTCAATATTCCTGTTATCGGCAATGGCGATGTAACAAGTCCTGAACTTGCACAAAAAATGTTAGATGAAACAGGCGTAGATGCTGTGATGATCGGTCGTGAAGCGTTAGGAAATCCATGGATGATTTATCGTACAGTTCATTATTTAGAGACTGGCGAATTAATGGATGAACCTACTGTAAAAGAAAAAGTAGAAATTGCTTTATTACATCTGCGCCGACTAGTAGAATTAAAAGGTGAGAAGATTGGTGTTATGGAAATGCGTAAACACGCTTCTTGGTATTTAAAAGGTGTAAAAGGGAACGGAAAAGCCCGTAAAGCATTAAACCAAGCAAACACTGAACAAGAAATGATTGATATACTGCAGAATTTCCAGGCAGAATCAACTGCAGCAACAGCAACCCAACAAGCTTAA
- the folB gene encoding dihydroneopterin aldolase, whose amino-acid sequence MTDTIFLNGMRFYGFHGVLEAENDIGQIFVVDVVLKVDLSAAGKSDSVDDTVNYAEVYADVKEIMEGEPKNLLEHLATLIAKRINSHYNRVLETKVRITKETPPIPGHYDGVGIEISRVNSEHD is encoded by the coding sequence ATGACAGATACAATTTTTCTCAATGGAATGCGCTTTTATGGTTTTCATGGTGTGCTTGAAGCAGAAAATGACATTGGGCAGATATTTGTTGTGGATGTCGTTTTGAAAGTAGATTTATCTGCAGCAGGGAAATCAGATTCTGTAGATGACACTGTGAATTATGCAGAAGTTTATGCAGATGTAAAAGAAATTATGGAAGGCGAGCCTAAGAATTTACTTGAACATTTGGCTACGCTTATTGCAAAACGTATAAATTCACACTATAATCGGGTATTGGAAACTAAAGTGAGAATTACAAAAGAAACACCACCTATTCCAGGACATTACGATGGGGTAGGAATTGAGATATCGAGGGTGAATTCAGAGCATGACTAA
- the folP gene encoding dihydropteroate synthase — MAHTKIMGILNVTPDSFSDGGKYNSVETAVARGKEMMDEGVDIIDIGGVSTRPGHQEVALEDELERVIPVVRALSEFNVQLSIDTFRSEVAEQALEAGATMINDQWAGLYDPKMFETVARYDAEIVLMHNGDGERDEPIMDEMLLYLLKQANRAEEAGIKHDNIWIDPGIGFAKSRAEERIVMDRLDELVATEYPVLLATSRKRFIKEMIGTDSRPEDRDEATAATTAYGIMKGVKAVRVHNVELNARIAHGIDYLKENER, encoded by the coding sequence ATGGCACATACAAAGATTATGGGTATATTAAACGTAACGCCTGATTCGTTTTCAGATGGCGGAAAATATAATTCAGTGGAAACAGCTGTAGCACGTGGGAAAGAAATGATGGATGAAGGTGTTGATATTATAGATATCGGCGGCGTGTCTACACGTCCGGGACATCAAGAAGTTGCTTTAGAAGACGAGCTTGAGCGTGTGATTCCAGTAGTACGTGCACTGTCTGAATTTAATGTACAGCTTTCAATCGATACTTTCAGAAGTGAAGTTGCAGAACAGGCTTTAGAAGCTGGTGCAACTATGATTAATGATCAATGGGCAGGCTTATATGACCCTAAAATGTTTGAAACTGTAGCACGCTATGACGCAGAGATTGTGCTGATGCATAATGGCGATGGCGAACGTGATGAGCCGATTATGGATGAAATGCTGCTCTATTTATTAAAACAAGCTAATCGCGCAGAAGAAGCAGGTATCAAACATGATAATATTTGGATTGATCCGGGGATTGGCTTCGCTAAAAGCAGAGCGGAAGAACGCATTGTTATGGACCGTTTAGATGAACTTGTAGCAACAGAGTATCCTGTTTTATTAGCAACAAGCCGCAAACGTTTTATCAAAGAAATGATTGGAACGGACTCTCGTCCAGAAGACAGAGATGAAGCAACAGCAGCTACGACAGCTTATGGCATTATGAAAGGTGTTAAAGCAGTCAGAGTACATAACGTTGAATTGAATGCGCGTATTGCACACGGCATAGACTACTTGAAGGAGAATGAACGATGA
- the folK gene encoding 2-amino-4-hydroxy-6-hydroxymethyldihydropteridine diphosphokinase, with protein sequence MTKVYLGLGSNVGDREHQLKEALRLLDAQQSIKVTRVSSLYETAPVGYVDQPDFLNLCAEIETDLTPQAVLKNGLDIEQQLHRVRKERWGPRTLDIDILLYGNKIIEDQDLSIPHPRMAERAFVLIPLQEIAPEAINPRTQTKIKDIEVPDETVNKYHKR encoded by the coding sequence ATGACTAAAGTTTATTTAGGCTTAGGCAGTAATGTCGGAGATAGAGAACATCAATTAAAAGAGGCGCTTCGTTTATTAGATGCGCAACAAAGTATAAAAGTAACCCGAGTGTCTTCACTTTATGAAACAGCACCAGTTGGATATGTTGACCAACCTGATTTTTTGAATTTATGCGCAGAGATTGAAACAGATTTAACACCGCAAGCAGTATTGAAAAACGGTTTGGATATAGAACAACAATTGCACCGTGTTCGTAAAGAACGATGGGGACCGCGCACATTAGATATAGATATTTTACTTTATGGTAATAAAATCATTGAAGATCAGGATTTAAGCATTCCGCATCCGCGAATGGCAGAACGTGCTTTTGTATTGATTCCTTTACAAGAAATTGCACCTGAGGCAATCAATCCGCGCACTCAGACAAAAATTAAAGATATTGAAGTCCCTGATGAAACTGTGAATAAATATCATAAACGTTAG
- the lysS gene encoding lysine--tRNA ligase: MSEEMNDQMQVRRQKLQELIDLGIDPFGKRFDRTASAEELKEEWDQYSKEELHEKEDEEAAHVAIAGRLMTKRGKGKAGFAHIQDLSGQIQIYVRKDQVGEEQFAIWKMADLGDIVGIEGVMFKTNTGELSVKAKSFTLLSKSLRPLPDKFHGLQDVEQRYRQRYLDLITNQESTQTFINRSKIIQEMRNYLNSKGFLEVETPMMHQIAGGAAARPFVTHHNALDATLYMRIAIELHLKRLIVGGLEKVYEIGRVFRNEGVSTRHNPEFTMIELYEAYADFHDIMDLTEGTIRHISKKVLGTAVVPYGEYEVDLDSPWKRVHIVDAVKEATGVNFFDVKSDEEARELAKEHGIEITDHMTYGHILNEFFEQKVEETLIQPTFVYGHPIEISPLAKKNPEDPRFTDRFELFIVGREHANAFTELNDPIDQRERFEAQLKEKEQGNDEAHEMDEDYIEALEYGMPPTGGLGIGIDRLVMLLTNSPSIRDVLLFPYMRQK, from the coding sequence ATGTCAGAAGAAATGAATGACCAAATGCAGGTCCGCCGTCAAAAATTACAAGAATTAATCGATTTAGGAATTGATCCATTCGGTAAACGTTTTGATCGTACAGCAAGTGCTGAAGAATTAAAAGAAGAATGGGATCAATATTCTAAAGAAGAGTTGCACGAAAAAGAAGATGAAGAAGCAGCGCATGTAGCAATTGCAGGCCGTTTAATGACTAAACGCGGTAAAGGTAAAGCTGGATTTGCGCATATTCAAGATTTATCTGGACAAATTCAAATTTATGTACGTAAAGACCAAGTCGGCGAAGAACAATTTGCAATTTGGAAAATGGCTGACTTAGGAGACATCGTAGGTATTGAAGGCGTTATGTTTAAAACAAACACAGGTGAGTTAAGTGTCAAAGCTAAATCATTTACTTTGTTATCAAAATCATTACGTCCATTACCAGACAAATTCCATGGTTTGCAAGATGTTGAACAACGTTATCGTCAACGTTATTTAGATTTAATTACAAATCAAGAAAGTACACAAACATTCATTAACCGCAGTAAAATCATTCAAGAAATGCGTAACTATTTAAATAGTAAAGGTTTCTTAGAAGTTGAAACACCTATGATGCACCAAATCGCAGGTGGTGCTGCTGCACGCCCATTCGTAACACATCACAATGCATTAGATGCAACGTTATATATGCGTATTGCGATTGAACTACACTTGAAACGTTTGATTGTAGGCGGATTAGAAAAAGTATATGAAATTGGACGTGTATTCCGTAACGAAGGTGTATCAACACGCCATAACCCTGAATTTACTATGATCGAATTATATGAAGCTTATGCTGATTTCCATGACATCATGGATTTAACAGAAGGCACAATTCGCCATATTTCTAAAAAAGTACTAGGCACTGCAGTAGTTCCTTATGGTGAATACGAAGTAGATTTAGATTCACCTTGGAAACGAGTTCATATTGTAGATGCTGTTAAAGAAGCAACTGGTGTAAACTTCTTTGATGTTAAATCTGATGAAGAAGCACGTGAACTTGCTAAGGAACATGGTATTGAAATTACAGATCATATGACATATGGTCATATTTTGAATGAATTCTTTGAACAAAAAGTAGAAGAAACACTTATTCAACCTACATTTGTATATGGACATCCAATTGAAATTTCACCACTTGCTAAGAAAAATCCGGAAGATCCGAGATTTACAGATCGTTTCGAATTGTTTATTGTGGGTCGTGAACATGCGAATGCATTTACAGAATTAAATGATCCTATTGATCAACGCGAAAGATTCGAAGCGCAATTGAAAGAAAAAGAACAAGGCAACGATGAAGCGCATGAAATGGATGAAGATTATATTGAAGCATTAGAATACGGTATGCCTCCTACAGGCGGTCTAGGAATTGGTATTGATAGACTTGTAATGCTATTAACTAATTCTCCATCTATCAGAGATGTATTGTTATTCCCATACATGCGCCAAAAATAA